The genomic DNA CGCTGCTCGACATGGCACCATCCGTCTGCGTCGAGGAAATCGCTTCCAAGACGAATGCCCCTCTCTTTCTGGGCAAGCTCCGGGAGAATTGCCTGTGACAACGGACATCGCATATGCGCCTGACGACGCGGGCTTGCCACCACTCCTCTACCCAGAGTATCGCTCGACCGGATTGCGTAGTCCGCGTCACCCCTTGGTCAACGCTCCGCAGACTTTGACTGAGGTGAGCGGCCCCAGCGGTTGCTGGAGCGCTCTTATGGGTCAAGCCGAGGTAGACCTAACGTCGCAACATGGATCTGCTCCCCATGGCCAGCGCATCCGCATCTCTGGCAGGGTGCTGGATGACAGTGGTCGTCCGGTACCAAACACCATCGTCGAAATCTGGCAGGCGAACGCGGCCGGGCGGTATATCCATCGCAACGATAATTGGGACGCGCCGCTCGATCCGAACTTCACCGGAGCTGGTCGGGTGATTACCGATGATCAGGGCTGGTATTCCTTCACGACCATCCGGCCCGGAGCTTACCCTTGGGGTAACCATCACAATGCATGGCGCCCGGCTCATATTCACCTGTCGTTGCTTGGCCCCGCCTTCGCCACTCGTCTCGTCACCCAAATCTACTTTCCTGACGATCCATTGATCGAGATCGATCCGATCGCGAATGCGGTTCCGATGCCGTATCGCAATCGCCTCATCTGCCGGTTTGATATCGACACGACCATCGCCAACTGGGCGCTCGGATACCGTTTTGACATCGTGCTGAAGGGGGCAATGCAGACGCCCTTCGAGGGTACTGCCAATGGATAACGACTTGGAAAAGCGTAAAGCGTCTGCGCGGTTCGATAACCAGGATCCTCGATTATTCGGTCAAACTCCTTGGCAGACTGTAGGCCCCTTCTTCCACTACGGTCTGCCTTGGAAAGGCGGCGCTGACTTGGTGGGACTGTCAGATCTGGGAGCCCGACCGGAGCTCTTCGCGGATGATCACTATGTTCTGAATCGCCCGACGCGAACGGGCGCTCCCAGAGGGGATGTGATAGACATTGCTGGCCAGATTCTCGACGGAAATG from Sphingobium sp. CAP-1 includes the following:
- the pcaH gene encoding protocatechuate 3,4-dioxygenase subunit beta, giving the protein MTTDIAYAPDDAGLPPLLYPEYRSTGLRSPRHPLVNAPQTLTEVSGPSGCWSALMGQAEVDLTSQHGSAPHGQRIRISGRVLDDSGRPVPNTIVEIWQANAAGRYIHRNDNWDAPLDPNFTGAGRVITDDQGWYSFTTIRPGAYPWGNHHNAWRPAHIHLSLLGPAFATRLVTQIYFPDDPLIEIDPIANAVPMPYRNRLICRFDIDTTIANWALGYRFDIVLKGAMQTPFEGTANG